The sequence below is a genomic window from Pleurocapsa sp. PCC 7327.
CCTAGAAATGGATTCTCCCGAAAACGGCTATTTCGTCGGTCCTACTATCTTTACCCATGTTTCTCCCACGGCAATTATTGCCCAAGAAGAGATTTTTGGGCCCGTAGTCGCACTAATACGGGTAAAAGATTTTAATGAGGCATTAAAGGTTGCTAACGGAACCGATTACGCCCTCACGGGTGGTTTATATTCTCGCACTCCCGACCACATTAAACGGGCTGGCGAGGAATTTGAAGTCGGCAACTTGTATATTAACCGAACGATTACGGGCGCGATCGTCGCCAGACAGCCCTTTGGCGGGTTTAAACTCTCTGGAGTCGGTTCTAAAGCCGGAGGTCCCGATTACTTACTGCAATTCCTCGAACCACGCCATATTACTGAGAATATCCAACGTCAGGGATTTGCGCCGATCGAGGGAGCAGAATAAGTTAAACCGAACTGGTAGGGTAGATAACGAACTGAACGCTTGCTCGTTTTCATGGGGGACTTGGTGCCGAAGTAAATCCGGCACTTTAAGCGCCCTCTCACCGGCTGAAAAGATAGAGGCATTCAACAACGCTTTTCGGTAACTTTTATTTCAGATTAGCTCTCGTGTCTCGAACAGCCACCCAAAAGAACAATCCGGTTAAAGGAATGCTCGCCGCTAGAATAATTCCGGTCGTGACATTTCCTAGTTCTGGCGTTCCTGAAGACAGTTCAAAGACCGAACCCACTCCAGCGATCGCTGCAATACAAGAACCCAATAAAAATACGCCGCTTTTCGGTGTCACTGTTATTACTCCTAGTGCGAGATAGACTTAACCGCCCCAAGCGAAAAGCCGTTCTTCTTCAATTCTTCTGTCAATGCTAAGCTATTTTCGACGCGATCGACAAACAGAACTCCTTCGAGGTGATCCATTTCGTGTTGGATGACGCGAGCAAGAAATCCCGATGCTTTAAGCTTGCGAGGTCGTCCCTGTTCGTCCTTAAACGAGACTTCAATCGTTTCTGGACGAGTGACATCCATATACACGCCGGGAATGCTCAAACACCCCTCTTCAAAGTCGCACAATTCGCTCCCGTAGCTGGTAATTTGCGGGTTAATTAAAACCAGAGGAGGATTGGCGGGATTATCTGGTTCGCAGTCGATAACGATTAATTGTTTGTGAATGCCGACTTGAGGAGCTGCCAAACCGACGCCGTTAGAGCTATACATGGTTTGCAGCATTTCTTTGGCGAGTTGCCGCACGCTGTCGTCTACCTTAGCAATGCGCTTAGCAGGCTGGCGCAGGACGCGATCGCCCAAATAATGAATTTTTAAAGGGGGTTTTTCTAACTTTTTTTTCTCTACAGCGATTCCTGAAGTCATGAACTGACCTATCTAGCAATAGTTATGGCTATATTTTTTTCAATTTTAACTAATATTAACAGGGATTGGATCTTCCGGTTTTAGGGGTTTGCCGATCGCAAGGCTTGGTATTGACAAAAATGGCTATCTGTGAATAAAAACTGGTGAGCGATCGATTTAGATTTTCATGAATTGGGCAAAAGCATCGAGAAAAAACACTCGATGTAATAAAATAAGATTATTTATTGCAAAAACTCGACAAAACTTAGCAAGTCATTGGCAGTAACTTGATTAAGTTCGCCAAATGCGTCAAATGATAATTTTGACGTTTGAATTGTTAGTTTAAGTAAATTTCGGGGAACTCTTTATAAAGAGAGAGTATCTTAGTCTTGTCAGTTGCAAGCAACGACTGAAATTCGGCACTCGATGCGATAACGGCGATCCAGAATGAGCTATTGTGTAAATCCCTCTTGTTCTCAACCGAAAAACCCCAAAAATGCCGAGGTTTGTCAAGCTTGTGGCTCCAGTCTGATCTTACGCGGACGTTACCGAGTTTTAGGGATCTTAGGCAAAGGGGGATTTGGAGCAACCTTTGTCGCAGTCGATCTCTCGCTTCCCGGCAAACCCTGGTGCGTCGTCAAACAACTGCGCCCCTCGACTGACGACCCTGCCTTATTCAAAATGGCAAAGGAGCTTTTCGAGCGAGAAGCGGAAACCTTGGGCAGAATTGGCAATCACCCGCAGGTTCCCAGATTGCTAGACTATTTTGAAGACAGGCAGCAGTTTTATTTAGTCCAAGAATACGTTAAGGGACACAACCTTCATCAAGAAGTCAAAAAGAACGGTCCCTTCAGCGAGGCAGGAGTTAGACAGTTTTTGAGCGAAGTCTTACCCATCCTACAATATATCCATACCCAACGAGTGATTCATCGGGATATCAAACCCGCTAACATCATCCGCCGCGAAGAAGATCGCCAACTCGTCTTGATCGATTTTGGGGCAGTGACCAATCAAGTCAACTCAGTGGCCAACAGTGCGTCTACTCAGACGGCTTTCACGGCCTTTGCCGTTGGAACGGCAGGTTTTGCCCCACCAGAACAGATGGCAATGCGTCCCGTTTTTGCCAGCGACATTTATGCTGTTGGCGTGACTTGTCTTTATTTACTCATTGGCAAATCTCCTAAAGATTTAGGCACCGATCCGACTACCGGAGAAATTACCTGGGAAAGATGGATAACGGTAAGCGAGTCGTTTGCTAAAGTATTGAAAACGATGCTGGAGGTGTCTGTTCGTCACCGCTATAAAACTGCTAACGAAGTGCTACAAGCGCTCGAACTGGTTCCCTATAGCGAGAGTTTGGCGCAGAGCATGATTAATGCACCCAATTTAGAGAAAGGAACGGGCAATTCTGCTATTCTGGCTACTACACCCATCTCAAAAATAGGAATGGGCGATCGCACTCGCATCGATCGCGCTACTCGGACGAGTGCCAATCCACCTACCCCTAATCTTCCTAGTAAAGCTGCAGCTGGATCGAATTTCTCTGCCGCTCTCAACTATCAAATGTCTAGTAACTATGCCATCGACAAAAATCGATTGGCTAGTCCGTCAAAATCACCAGCCTCTAAGAAACCCGTACCTAAATTAGATGCTAACAGCATTGTAGAAGGTTATAAAAATGGCAGGCGAGATTTTGCTCAGCAAGAGCTGAATAACTTGAATTTAAGCAGAGCTAGCTTGCCCGGTGCGATTTTTCATCAATCCCAGTTGAACCAAGCCAATTTTCAAAGGGCAAATTTGGCGAACGCGGATTTTGGTCATGCCAATTTAACTCATGCCGATTTGCGAAATGCGAATTTGAGTCGGGCATATTTAAGTTATGCCGATCTTAAAGGTGCCGATTTGCGAGGAGCCGATCTGAGTTTTGCCCATTTGACTTATGCCAATTTGAAAGGAGCAAACTTATGCGGGGCAAATCTTACTAACGCCAAAGTAACAGAGGAGCAACTCGTTTATGCAAAAACGAATCGCTCGACCATTATGCCAACGGGAAGAAAAGGATTTTGGTAAAATTCTTAGCGATCGATATAATTATGTCGATTTAGGGGGAATTTTACGAATTTCTGAATAAAAAGCGGTTCGACTGAAGCCATGAGCATTTTTCACCAAGCTAGTTCTCAACCGTAAATTGGGACTGGCAAACCAGAGGCGTTCTTCTAAATACGTTTTGTCTTTTTCAATAATTAAAGTCAAAGCTTGGTCATTGCCCAAGACAAAGCTACCCAAGCTTATCGTTGTCAGAGGCATTCCTGCCGCAAACAAAAGTTGGCCGGTTTGAGAATTATCGCGATCGGGAACTAGGATCGTGACTGAAGAACCACTTTGCTTGGGTTTTCCCCAATCTACCGAGTTATCCCACCATGTTTTCGTTCCTCCTAGGGTGTGGCTGGGGTCAATTTTATGTTGCTGACAAAGGGTTATTATTTCCGGTCGATCTCGGGATAGTCTTTCTACAGTCAGGTCTGCTTTGTGATTTTCAACTTTTGTTTCATCTAGATGATAACTCGTGCGCTGAGAAAACCATTTACCCGCACACAGTTCGAGAAATTCCTCAATTTCCATGAATGATTCGCAAACGCTGTTCTTATCAGTTGACTCAATGAATCGTCAGAATGGACTTTATCAATTCTACCGCTGTTGTTATCCTTTATTGTTCCGTTGACCCTTCTTCAAGTCGCTCTAGGGATAGGGTGGCCGCTTGACTGACTTGAGGATGAGGATCTTTGGCTAAAAATTTGAGCGCAGAAATGCTTTTTTCCGTTTTGAGGTTGCCCAAAGCTTCTGCCAGACGCTGGCGAATCAGCCAATCCTCTGAAGGAGCAAACTGGAGAAGGCGATCGACAGTATCTACTGCTTCAATTTCTCCCAAAGCCGCGATCGCGGCTTGGTGTAAGACGGCTTCCTCGCTTTCTAGCGCTTTTAGCAAAACTTCCTTAGCGCGAATATCTTTGAGATTTCCCAAGGAAACCGCCGCACTAAAACGCACTAACCATTCCGTATCTTCGTAAAAGGCACGCACTAGCGGTTCAAAGGCGCGTCCGTCTTCTAAATAACCCAAAGCGCCCGCTGCGTCGGCTCGAATGCCGTAATC
It includes:
- the def gene encoding peptide deformylase, whose translation is MTSGIAVEKKKLEKPPLKIHYLGDRVLRQPAKRIAKVDDSVRQLAKEMLQTMYSSNGVGLAAPQVGIHKQLIVIDCEPDNPANPPLVLINPQITSYGSELCDFEEGCLSIPGVYMDVTRPETIEVSFKDEQGRPRKLKASGFLARVIQHEMDHLEGVLFVDRVENSLALTEELKKNGFSLGAVKSISH
- a CDS encoding pentapeptide repeat-containing protein → MSYCVNPSCSQPKNPKNAEVCQACGSSLILRGRYRVLGILGKGGFGATFVAVDLSLPGKPWCVVKQLRPSTDDPALFKMAKELFEREAETLGRIGNHPQVPRLLDYFEDRQQFYLVQEYVKGHNLHQEVKKNGPFSEAGVRQFLSEVLPILQYIHTQRVIHRDIKPANIIRREEDRQLVLIDFGAVTNQVNSVANSASTQTAFTAFAVGTAGFAPPEQMAMRPVFASDIYAVGVTCLYLLIGKSPKDLGTDPTTGEITWERWITVSESFAKVLKTMLEVSVRHRYKTANEVLQALELVPYSESLAQSMINAPNLEKGTGNSAILATTPISKIGMGDRTRIDRATRTSANPPTPNLPSKAAAGSNFSAALNYQMSSNYAIDKNRLASPSKSPASKKPVPKLDANSIVEGYKNGRRDFAQQELNNLNLSRASLPGAIFHQSQLNQANFQRANLANADFGHANLTHADLRNANLSRAYLSYADLKGADLRGADLSFAHLTYANLKGANLCGANLTNAKVTEEQLVYAKTNRSTIMPTGRKGFW
- a CDS encoding phycobiliprotein lyase, which gives rise to MEIEEFLELCAGKWFSQRTSYHLDETKVENHKADLTVERLSRDRPEIITLCQQHKIDPSHTLGGTKTWWDNSVDWGKPKQSGSSVTILVPDRDNSQTGQLLFAAGMPLTTISLGSFVLGNDQALTLIIEKDKTYLEERLWFASPNLRLRTSLVKNAHGFSRTAFYSEIRKIPPKST
- a CDS encoding HEAT repeat domain-containing protein; its protein translation is MNQPSLEQIAVQLESPNSRDRLLALVSLRQFPAADAVPLIKKVLYDEILPVRSMAVFALGVKQTEECYEILVKLLETDPDYGIRADAAGALGYLEDGRAFEPLVRAFYEDTEWLVRFSAAVSLGNLKDIRAKEVLLKALESEEAVLHQAAIAALGEIEAVDTVDRLLQFAPSEDWLIRQRLAEALGNLKTEKSISALKFLAKDPHPQVSQAATLSLERLEEGSTEQ